Proteins encoded in a region of the Neodiprion lecontei isolate iyNeoLeco1 chromosome 5, iyNeoLeco1.1, whole genome shotgun sequence genome:
- the LOC107220821 gene encoding arfGAP with SH3 domain, ANK repeat and PH domain-containing protein isoform X1 — protein MPGLIAVGEFVEETKEDYNSPTTSTFVSRMPQCRQTITSLEETLDFDRDGLTKLKKAIKAIHNSGNAHVDNEVYLGRALEKLGDAALKEQEPDIGAAFLKFAVVTKELSALMKTLMQNINNIVMFPLDSVLKGDLRGVKGDLKRPFEKAWKDYEAKYAKIEKEKKQHAKEAGLIRTEVTPAEIADEMEKERRMFQLQMCEVRTFYSGRLIVSPIYLIKVNEIKTKKGIELLQHLVEYYHAQTNYFQDGLKTIEHFGSYVADLSVKLQKIRQTQDEERKRLTELRSLLRNSGCDKEMNVNASVGYSLHQLQGDKQHGVTRSGHLLKKSEGKMRRVWQKRRCAVQAEGFLDICHADENKPPTRVNLLTCQIKLVPDDKRGFDLISYNRTYHFQAEDEADQRAWMSVLVNCKERALLRAFDASGKAEAGQGNPSLVELQQAVIRCVTRLPGNDHCCDCSSQNDATWLSTNFGIIVCIECSGIHRDLGVHISRIQSLTLDNIGTAQLLLARHMTNQSFNEVMEATLHHNLKPTPTSTMEERYEFIRAKYVEKRYVMSTCADERDLLSDLEHAVNNRDLQQLLQVFAENVDLSAPLPTSDIGETALHLAILREMGNSLHLVDFLVQNMHAGSIDRTTTEGESALHLSARHDRAEAMKLLLRAGADPMLKNKQEKTPLDIAQEMGHHTCKELLSHALQRQKTLFDNVNIDWNLSHDEGSTDFSDDDTIIEDRNGCSTPEKKSRSRPPSYAGGGSGGPGDSPQTLRSRSSTCGSLQGGSSPSSSNRQQMPPPPPPQSRKPLVTVTSSAIASSDIGIVAAGNVHGSLKKRVAPPPPAALIGTASSNLLPSHYGTLPSSGTSTSSHSRTTSEPILAGHTLHTLPSSLNALNTQHHLHHKRSPSGDSSSSTAHGVEKVSTLQRPRNPPPPAPGPNAQHTTRLSNGRSSESLTSLCSEHALGNPVPPPRKRREQRSGIERGTEESSSSSSSSLLSNITINLNPPYLFYSLQPTSPGGGSGTGGSVSTGGLRRCRALYDCEADNEDELSFREGEVIVVTNEHTDDDNWMEGALERQPDRRGMFPISFVHMLQE, from the exons ATGCCAGGGCTCATTGCGGTCGGCGAGTTCGTCGAGGAGACCAAGGAGGACTACAACTCCCCGACCACCTCCACCTTCGTCTCGCGTATGCCTCAGTGCAGGCAGACCATCACATCGCTGGAGGAA ACATTGGACTTTGACAGAGATGGTCTGACGAAGCTGAAAAAGGCCATAAAGGCTATACACAATTCGGGAAATG ctcaCGTAGACAACGAGGTGTACCTCGGTCGGGCACTGGAGAAACTTGGGGACGCGGCATTGAAAGAACAGGAACCGGATATCGGCGCTGCCTTTCTTAAGTTCGCTGTAGTCACCAAGGAACTCAGCGCGCTGATGAAGACCTTG ATGCAGAATATAAACAATATCGTGATGTTCCCACTGGACTCGGTACTGAAGGGTGACCTCCGAGGTGTCAAGGGGGACTTGAAACGCCCATTTGAGAAAGCGTGGAAAGACTACGAGGCGAAATATGCCAAgattgagaaagaaaagaagcaGCATGCCAAAGAGGCCGGACTTATACGGACTGAAGTGACGCCGGCGGAAATCGCCGATGAAATGGAGAAGGAACGACGAATGTTTCAGCTCCAGATGTGCGAGGTTCGAACCTTTTACTCCGGtcgtcttattgttagtcctATT TACCTCATCAAAGTCAACGAGATAAAAACTAAGAAAGGGATCGAGCTGCTTCAGCACTTAGTAGAGTATTATCACGCTCAAACGAA TTACTTTCAAGACGGCCTGAAGACAATAGAACATTTCGGTTCTTACGTAGCGGATCTCAGCGTTAAATTACAGAAGATCAGACAGACTCAAGACGAGGAACGGAAGCGATTAACCGAGCTCAGAAGTTTACTGCGAAATTCCGGCTGTGACAAAGAG ATGAACGTGAACGCGAGTGTAGGCTATTCGCTGCACCAGCTCCAGGGTGACAAGCAGCACGGCGTTACGCGGTCAGGTCACTTGCTGAAAAAAAGCGAGGGAAAGATGCGTCGAGTATGGCAGAAACGTCGGTGTGCCGTGCAAGCAGAGGGTTTCCTCGACATATGTCACGCAGATGAAAACAAACCGCCAACTAGAGTCAACTTGCTAACGTGCCAAATAAAACTTGTTCCCGACGACAAGCGGGGATTTGATCTGATAAGCT ACAACCGGACGTATCATTTCCAAGCTGAGGATGAGGCAGATCAGCGGGCCTGGATGTCGGTGTTGGTGAACTGCAAAGAACGAGCCCTGCTCAGAGCTTTTGACGCTAGCGGCAAAGCTGAGGCGGGCCAAGGAAACCCCAGCTTGGTTGAACTTCAACAGGCCGTTATTAGATGTGTCACTCGACTACCAGGGAACGACCATTGTTGCGATTGTTCCTCTCAGAACG ATGCTACGTGGTTGTCAACAAATTTCGGGATAATCGTCTGCATCGAATGTAGTGGTATTCACAGGGATCTCGGTGTTCATATATCGCGGATACAATCGTTGACTCTCGACAACATCGGGACGGCGCAGCTGTTGCTTGCACGTCACATGACGAACCAGTCGTTCAACGAAGTAATGGAAGCTACACTGCATCACAATCTGAAACCCACTCCAACCTCGACAAT GGAGGAGAGGTACGAATTCATACGCGCCAAGTATGTCGAAAAGAGATACGTTATGAGCACATGCGCCGACGAACGTGATCTTCTGTCGGACTTGGAACATGCCGTGAACAACAGGGACCTACAACAGTTACTCCAAGTATTTGCTGAAAATGTGGATCTATCGGCACCGCTCCCTACTTCG GATATCGGCGAGACGGCACTCCACCTGGCGATACTACGTGAAATGGGAAACAGCCTGCACCTAGTCGATTTTCTTGTTCAAAATATGCACGCCGGCAGCATCGACAGAACTACAACTGAGGGTGAATCGGCGCTCCACTTATCCGCAAGACACGACAGAGCCGAGGCGATGAAGCTCCTTCTCAGGGCTGGAGCTGATCCGATGCTGAAGAACAAGCAAGAAAAGACACCGCTTGATATTGCACAGGAGATGGGGCATCACACGTGTAAAGAACTG CTTAGCCATGCTCTTCAGAGGCAAAAAACGTTGTTTGATAATGTGAACATCGACTGGAACTTGTCGCATGACGAGGGCTCAACCGATTTTTCTGACGACGATACGATCATCGAAGACAGA AACGGATGTTCGACACCAGAGAAAAAATCGCGTAGCAGGCCACCGTCTTACGCCGGGGGTGGAAGTGGCGGACCAGGAGACTCGCCCCAGACCTTGCGAAGTCGAAGCAGTACATGCGGAAGTCTTCAGGGTGGTTCCTCGCCGAGTTCGTCGAATAGACAACAAATGCCACCGCCACCACCACCGCAGAGTCGGAAACCCCTCGTAACTG TTACGTCTTCTGCGATCGCATCTTCGGACATCGGGATTGTAGCGGCAGGCAACGTTCACGGGTCATTGAAGAAACGCGTCGCGCCTCCTCCGCCCGCGGCGTTGATTGGGACAGCCAGCTCGAATCTCTTACCTTCCCACTACGGCACCCTACCGTCTTCCGGAACTTCGACTTCCTCTCACAGTCGGACAACCAGTGAGCCGATTCTGGCCGGTCACACGCTCCATACTCTGCCGAGCTCGTTGAATGCCCTGAACACCCAACACCACCTGCATCACAAGCGGTCCCCCAGTGGCGACTCATCCTCCTCTACGGCACACG GTGTAGAGAAGGTATCTACACTCCAGAGGCCGCGAAACCCACCACCGCCAGCACCAGGGCCAAATGCTCAGCATACGACGAGACTGAGCAATGGACGGAGCAGTGAGTCCCTCACATCCTTGTGTTCCGAACATGCGTTGGGTAACCCCGTGCCACCACCGAGAAAG CGAAGGGAGCAGCGATCTGGAATAGAGAGGGGTACCGAGgagtcttcttcttcttcttcttcatctttgCTCTCGAATATCACGATCAATCTCAATCCG CCGTATCTGTTTTATTCCCTGCAGCCAACGTCGCCTGGAGGAGGATCTGGAACCGGTGGTTCGGTTTCCACTGGCGGGCTTCGGCGGTGTCGCGCCCTCTACGACTGCGAAGCGGACAACGAAGACGAGCTCTCATTTCGCGAGGGCGAAGTAATCGTTGTGACCAACGAGCACACCGACGACGACAACTGGATGGAGGGTGCTCTCGAACGGCAACCGGACAGACGAGGCATGTTCCCTATAAGCTTTGTCCACATGCTGCAGGAATAA
- the LOC107220821 gene encoding arfGAP with SH3 domain, ANK repeat and PH domain-containing protein isoform X2: protein MPGLIAVGEFVEETKEDYNSPTTSTFVSRMPQCRQTITSLEETLDFDRDGLTKLKKAIKAIHNSGNAHVDNEVYLGRALEKLGDAALKEQEPDIGAAFLKFAVVTKELSALMKTLMQNINNIVMFPLDSVLKGDLRGVKGDLKRPFEKAWKDYEAKYAKIEKEKKQHAKEAGLIRTEVTPAEIADEMEKERRMFQLQMCEVRTFYSGRLIVSPIYLIKVNEIKTKKGIELLQHLVEYYHAQTNYFQDGLKTIEHFGSYVADLSVKLQKIRQTQDEERKRLTELRSLLRNSGCDKEMNVNASVGYSLHQLQGDKQHGVTRSGHLLKKSEGKMRRVWQKRRCAVQAEGFLDICHADENKPPTRVNLLTCQIKLVPDDKRGFDLISYNRTYHFQAEDEADQRAWMSVLVNCKERALLRAFDASGKAEAGQGNPSLVELQQAVIRCVTRLPGNDHCCDCSSQNDATWLSTNFGIIVCIECSGIHRDLGVHISRIQSLTLDNIGTAQLLLARHMTNQSFNEVMEATLHHNLKPTPTSTMEERYEFIRAKYVEKRYVMSTCADERDLLSDLEHAVNNRDLQQLLQVFAENVDLSAPLPTSDIGETALHLAILREMGNSLHLVDFLVQNMHAGSIDRTTTEGESALHLSARHDRAEAMKLLLRAGADPMLKNKQEKTPLDIAQEMGHHTCKELLSHALQRQKTLFDNVNIDWNLSHDEGSTDFSDDDTIIEDRNGCSTPEKKSRSRPPSYAGGGSGGPGDSPQTLRSRSSTCGSLQGGSSPSSSNRQQMPPPPPPQSRKPLVTVTSSAIASSDIGIVAAGNVHGSLKKRVAPPPPAALIGTASSNLLPSHYGTLPSSGTSTSSHSRTTSEPILAGHTLHTLPSSLNALNTQHHLHHKRSPSGDSSSSTAHGVEKVSTLQRPRNPPPPAPGPNAQHTTRLSNGRSSESLTSLCSEHALGNPVPPPRKRREQRSGIERGTEESSSSSSSSLLSNITINLNPPTSPGGGSGTGGSVSTGGLRRCRALYDCEADNEDELSFREGEVIVVTNEHTDDDNWMEGALERQPDRRGMFPISFVHMLQE from the exons ATGCCAGGGCTCATTGCGGTCGGCGAGTTCGTCGAGGAGACCAAGGAGGACTACAACTCCCCGACCACCTCCACCTTCGTCTCGCGTATGCCTCAGTGCAGGCAGACCATCACATCGCTGGAGGAA ACATTGGACTTTGACAGAGATGGTCTGACGAAGCTGAAAAAGGCCATAAAGGCTATACACAATTCGGGAAATG ctcaCGTAGACAACGAGGTGTACCTCGGTCGGGCACTGGAGAAACTTGGGGACGCGGCATTGAAAGAACAGGAACCGGATATCGGCGCTGCCTTTCTTAAGTTCGCTGTAGTCACCAAGGAACTCAGCGCGCTGATGAAGACCTTG ATGCAGAATATAAACAATATCGTGATGTTCCCACTGGACTCGGTACTGAAGGGTGACCTCCGAGGTGTCAAGGGGGACTTGAAACGCCCATTTGAGAAAGCGTGGAAAGACTACGAGGCGAAATATGCCAAgattgagaaagaaaagaagcaGCATGCCAAAGAGGCCGGACTTATACGGACTGAAGTGACGCCGGCGGAAATCGCCGATGAAATGGAGAAGGAACGACGAATGTTTCAGCTCCAGATGTGCGAGGTTCGAACCTTTTACTCCGGtcgtcttattgttagtcctATT TACCTCATCAAAGTCAACGAGATAAAAACTAAGAAAGGGATCGAGCTGCTTCAGCACTTAGTAGAGTATTATCACGCTCAAACGAA TTACTTTCAAGACGGCCTGAAGACAATAGAACATTTCGGTTCTTACGTAGCGGATCTCAGCGTTAAATTACAGAAGATCAGACAGACTCAAGACGAGGAACGGAAGCGATTAACCGAGCTCAGAAGTTTACTGCGAAATTCCGGCTGTGACAAAGAG ATGAACGTGAACGCGAGTGTAGGCTATTCGCTGCACCAGCTCCAGGGTGACAAGCAGCACGGCGTTACGCGGTCAGGTCACTTGCTGAAAAAAAGCGAGGGAAAGATGCGTCGAGTATGGCAGAAACGTCGGTGTGCCGTGCAAGCAGAGGGTTTCCTCGACATATGTCACGCAGATGAAAACAAACCGCCAACTAGAGTCAACTTGCTAACGTGCCAAATAAAACTTGTTCCCGACGACAAGCGGGGATTTGATCTGATAAGCT ACAACCGGACGTATCATTTCCAAGCTGAGGATGAGGCAGATCAGCGGGCCTGGATGTCGGTGTTGGTGAACTGCAAAGAACGAGCCCTGCTCAGAGCTTTTGACGCTAGCGGCAAAGCTGAGGCGGGCCAAGGAAACCCCAGCTTGGTTGAACTTCAACAGGCCGTTATTAGATGTGTCACTCGACTACCAGGGAACGACCATTGTTGCGATTGTTCCTCTCAGAACG ATGCTACGTGGTTGTCAACAAATTTCGGGATAATCGTCTGCATCGAATGTAGTGGTATTCACAGGGATCTCGGTGTTCATATATCGCGGATACAATCGTTGACTCTCGACAACATCGGGACGGCGCAGCTGTTGCTTGCACGTCACATGACGAACCAGTCGTTCAACGAAGTAATGGAAGCTACACTGCATCACAATCTGAAACCCACTCCAACCTCGACAAT GGAGGAGAGGTACGAATTCATACGCGCCAAGTATGTCGAAAAGAGATACGTTATGAGCACATGCGCCGACGAACGTGATCTTCTGTCGGACTTGGAACATGCCGTGAACAACAGGGACCTACAACAGTTACTCCAAGTATTTGCTGAAAATGTGGATCTATCGGCACCGCTCCCTACTTCG GATATCGGCGAGACGGCACTCCACCTGGCGATACTACGTGAAATGGGAAACAGCCTGCACCTAGTCGATTTTCTTGTTCAAAATATGCACGCCGGCAGCATCGACAGAACTACAACTGAGGGTGAATCGGCGCTCCACTTATCCGCAAGACACGACAGAGCCGAGGCGATGAAGCTCCTTCTCAGGGCTGGAGCTGATCCGATGCTGAAGAACAAGCAAGAAAAGACACCGCTTGATATTGCACAGGAGATGGGGCATCACACGTGTAAAGAACTG CTTAGCCATGCTCTTCAGAGGCAAAAAACGTTGTTTGATAATGTGAACATCGACTGGAACTTGTCGCATGACGAGGGCTCAACCGATTTTTCTGACGACGATACGATCATCGAAGACAGA AACGGATGTTCGACACCAGAGAAAAAATCGCGTAGCAGGCCACCGTCTTACGCCGGGGGTGGAAGTGGCGGACCAGGAGACTCGCCCCAGACCTTGCGAAGTCGAAGCAGTACATGCGGAAGTCTTCAGGGTGGTTCCTCGCCGAGTTCGTCGAATAGACAACAAATGCCACCGCCACCACCACCGCAGAGTCGGAAACCCCTCGTAACTG TTACGTCTTCTGCGATCGCATCTTCGGACATCGGGATTGTAGCGGCAGGCAACGTTCACGGGTCATTGAAGAAACGCGTCGCGCCTCCTCCGCCCGCGGCGTTGATTGGGACAGCCAGCTCGAATCTCTTACCTTCCCACTACGGCACCCTACCGTCTTCCGGAACTTCGACTTCCTCTCACAGTCGGACAACCAGTGAGCCGATTCTGGCCGGTCACACGCTCCATACTCTGCCGAGCTCGTTGAATGCCCTGAACACCCAACACCACCTGCATCACAAGCGGTCCCCCAGTGGCGACTCATCCTCCTCTACGGCACACG GTGTAGAGAAGGTATCTACACTCCAGAGGCCGCGAAACCCACCACCGCCAGCACCAGGGCCAAATGCTCAGCATACGACGAGACTGAGCAATGGACGGAGCAGTGAGTCCCTCACATCCTTGTGTTCCGAACATGCGTTGGGTAACCCCGTGCCACCACCGAGAAAG CGAAGGGAGCAGCGATCTGGAATAGAGAGGGGTACCGAGgagtcttcttcttcttcttcttcatctttgCTCTCGAATATCACGATCAATCTCAATCCG CCAACGTCGCCTGGAGGAGGATCTGGAACCGGTGGTTCGGTTTCCACTGGCGGGCTTCGGCGGTGTCGCGCCCTCTACGACTGCGAAGCGGACAACGAAGACGAGCTCTCATTTCGCGAGGGCGAAGTAATCGTTGTGACCAACGAGCACACCGACGACGACAACTGGATGGAGGGTGCTCTCGAACGGCAACCGGACAGACGAGGCATGTTCCCTATAAGCTTTGTCCACATGCTGCAGGAATAA
- the LOC107220821 gene encoding arfGAP with SH3 domain, ANK repeat and PH domain-containing protein isoform X4: protein MPGLIAVGEFVEETKEDYNSPTTSTFVSRMPQCRQTITSLEETLDFDRDGLTKLKKAIKAIHNSGNAHVDNEVYLGRALEKLGDAALKEQEPDIGAAFLKFAVVTKELSALMKTLMQNINNIVMFPLDSVLKGDLRGVKGDLKRPFEKAWKDYEAKYAKIEKEKKQHAKEAGLIRTEVTPAEIADEMEKERRMFQLQMCEVRTFYSGRLIVSPIYLIKVNEIKTKKGIELLQHLVEYYHAQTNYFQDGLKTIEHFGSYVADLSVKLQKIRQTQDEERKRLTELRSLLRNSGCDKEMNVNASVGYSLHQLQGDKQHGVTRSGHLLKKSEGKMRRVWQKRRCAVQAEGFLDICHADENKPPTRVNLLTCQIKLVPDDKRGFDLISYNRTYHFQAEDEADQRAWMSVLVNCKERALLRAFDASGKAEAGQGNPSLVELQQAVIRCVTRLPGNDHCCDCSSQNDATWLSTNFGIIVCIECSGIHRDLGVHISRIQSLTLDNIGTAQLLLARHMTNQSFNEVMEATLHHNLKPTPTSTMEERYEFIRAKYVEKRYVMSTCADERDLLSDLEHAVNNRDLQQLLQVFAENVDLSAPLPTSDIGETALHLAILREMGNSLHLVDFLVQNMHAGSIDRTTTEGESALHLSARHDRAEAMKLLLRAGADPMLKNKQEKTPLDIAQEMGHHTCKELLSHALQRQKTLFDNVNIDWNLSHDEGSTDFSDDDTIIEDRNGCSTPEKKSRSRPPSYAGGGSGGPGDSPQTLRSRSSTCGSLQGGSSPSSSNRQQMPPPPPPQSRKPLVTVTSSAIASSDIGIVAAGNVHGSLKKRVAPPPPAALIGTASSNLLPSHYGTLPSSGTSTSSHSRTTSEPILAGHTLHTLPSSLNALNTQHHLHHKRSPSGDSSSSTAHGVEKVSTLQRPRNPPPPAPGPNAQHTTRLSNGRSSESLTSLCSEHALGNPVPPPRKPYLFYSLQPTSPGGGSGTGGSVSTGGLRRCRALYDCEADNEDELSFREGEVIVVTNEHTDDDNWMEGALERQPDRRGMFPISFVHMLQE from the exons ATGCCAGGGCTCATTGCGGTCGGCGAGTTCGTCGAGGAGACCAAGGAGGACTACAACTCCCCGACCACCTCCACCTTCGTCTCGCGTATGCCTCAGTGCAGGCAGACCATCACATCGCTGGAGGAA ACATTGGACTTTGACAGAGATGGTCTGACGAAGCTGAAAAAGGCCATAAAGGCTATACACAATTCGGGAAATG ctcaCGTAGACAACGAGGTGTACCTCGGTCGGGCACTGGAGAAACTTGGGGACGCGGCATTGAAAGAACAGGAACCGGATATCGGCGCTGCCTTTCTTAAGTTCGCTGTAGTCACCAAGGAACTCAGCGCGCTGATGAAGACCTTG ATGCAGAATATAAACAATATCGTGATGTTCCCACTGGACTCGGTACTGAAGGGTGACCTCCGAGGTGTCAAGGGGGACTTGAAACGCCCATTTGAGAAAGCGTGGAAAGACTACGAGGCGAAATATGCCAAgattgagaaagaaaagaagcaGCATGCCAAAGAGGCCGGACTTATACGGACTGAAGTGACGCCGGCGGAAATCGCCGATGAAATGGAGAAGGAACGACGAATGTTTCAGCTCCAGATGTGCGAGGTTCGAACCTTTTACTCCGGtcgtcttattgttagtcctATT TACCTCATCAAAGTCAACGAGATAAAAACTAAGAAAGGGATCGAGCTGCTTCAGCACTTAGTAGAGTATTATCACGCTCAAACGAA TTACTTTCAAGACGGCCTGAAGACAATAGAACATTTCGGTTCTTACGTAGCGGATCTCAGCGTTAAATTACAGAAGATCAGACAGACTCAAGACGAGGAACGGAAGCGATTAACCGAGCTCAGAAGTTTACTGCGAAATTCCGGCTGTGACAAAGAG ATGAACGTGAACGCGAGTGTAGGCTATTCGCTGCACCAGCTCCAGGGTGACAAGCAGCACGGCGTTACGCGGTCAGGTCACTTGCTGAAAAAAAGCGAGGGAAAGATGCGTCGAGTATGGCAGAAACGTCGGTGTGCCGTGCAAGCAGAGGGTTTCCTCGACATATGTCACGCAGATGAAAACAAACCGCCAACTAGAGTCAACTTGCTAACGTGCCAAATAAAACTTGTTCCCGACGACAAGCGGGGATTTGATCTGATAAGCT ACAACCGGACGTATCATTTCCAAGCTGAGGATGAGGCAGATCAGCGGGCCTGGATGTCGGTGTTGGTGAACTGCAAAGAACGAGCCCTGCTCAGAGCTTTTGACGCTAGCGGCAAAGCTGAGGCGGGCCAAGGAAACCCCAGCTTGGTTGAACTTCAACAGGCCGTTATTAGATGTGTCACTCGACTACCAGGGAACGACCATTGTTGCGATTGTTCCTCTCAGAACG ATGCTACGTGGTTGTCAACAAATTTCGGGATAATCGTCTGCATCGAATGTAGTGGTATTCACAGGGATCTCGGTGTTCATATATCGCGGATACAATCGTTGACTCTCGACAACATCGGGACGGCGCAGCTGTTGCTTGCACGTCACATGACGAACCAGTCGTTCAACGAAGTAATGGAAGCTACACTGCATCACAATCTGAAACCCACTCCAACCTCGACAAT GGAGGAGAGGTACGAATTCATACGCGCCAAGTATGTCGAAAAGAGATACGTTATGAGCACATGCGCCGACGAACGTGATCTTCTGTCGGACTTGGAACATGCCGTGAACAACAGGGACCTACAACAGTTACTCCAAGTATTTGCTGAAAATGTGGATCTATCGGCACCGCTCCCTACTTCG GATATCGGCGAGACGGCACTCCACCTGGCGATACTACGTGAAATGGGAAACAGCCTGCACCTAGTCGATTTTCTTGTTCAAAATATGCACGCCGGCAGCATCGACAGAACTACAACTGAGGGTGAATCGGCGCTCCACTTATCCGCAAGACACGACAGAGCCGAGGCGATGAAGCTCCTTCTCAGGGCTGGAGCTGATCCGATGCTGAAGAACAAGCAAGAAAAGACACCGCTTGATATTGCACAGGAGATGGGGCATCACACGTGTAAAGAACTG CTTAGCCATGCTCTTCAGAGGCAAAAAACGTTGTTTGATAATGTGAACATCGACTGGAACTTGTCGCATGACGAGGGCTCAACCGATTTTTCTGACGACGATACGATCATCGAAGACAGA AACGGATGTTCGACACCAGAGAAAAAATCGCGTAGCAGGCCACCGTCTTACGCCGGGGGTGGAAGTGGCGGACCAGGAGACTCGCCCCAGACCTTGCGAAGTCGAAGCAGTACATGCGGAAGTCTTCAGGGTGGTTCCTCGCCGAGTTCGTCGAATAGACAACAAATGCCACCGCCACCACCACCGCAGAGTCGGAAACCCCTCGTAACTG TTACGTCTTCTGCGATCGCATCTTCGGACATCGGGATTGTAGCGGCAGGCAACGTTCACGGGTCATTGAAGAAACGCGTCGCGCCTCCTCCGCCCGCGGCGTTGATTGGGACAGCCAGCTCGAATCTCTTACCTTCCCACTACGGCACCCTACCGTCTTCCGGAACTTCGACTTCCTCTCACAGTCGGACAACCAGTGAGCCGATTCTGGCCGGTCACACGCTCCATACTCTGCCGAGCTCGTTGAATGCCCTGAACACCCAACACCACCTGCATCACAAGCGGTCCCCCAGTGGCGACTCATCCTCCTCTACGGCACACG GTGTAGAGAAGGTATCTACACTCCAGAGGCCGCGAAACCCACCACCGCCAGCACCAGGGCCAAATGCTCAGCATACGACGAGACTGAGCAATGGACGGAGCAGTGAGTCCCTCACATCCTTGTGTTCCGAACATGCGTTGGGTAACCCCGTGCCACCACCGAGAAAG CCGTATCTGTTTTATTCCCTGCAGCCAACGTCGCCTGGAGGAGGATCTGGAACCGGTGGTTCGGTTTCCACTGGCGGGCTTCGGCGGTGTCGCGCCCTCTACGACTGCGAAGCGGACAACGAAGACGAGCTCTCATTTCGCGAGGGCGAAGTAATCGTTGTGACCAACGAGCACACCGACGACGACAACTGGATGGAGGGTGCTCTCGAACGGCAACCGGACAGACGAGGCATGTTCCCTATAAGCTTTGTCCACATGCTGCAGGAATAA